Within the Molothrus aeneus isolate 106 chromosome 1, BPBGC_Maene_1.0, whole genome shotgun sequence genome, the region TTCACTGAGCTCCTTGGCTTGACAAGAACTGAGTATGTAAAAAGTTGCTTTGTTGGCAGGaacttttgaaaacaaaaccaaatcagcAACTTAACTCTTGGTGAAGCAAGGGCAGACACAGATATCTGGATGCTTTATGATAAAGTAGTTCTCAACGCAAAGACggccaaaggagcagcagaatgTTTTCTGGACACTGGAAGAGCAGCTGCATGGAATCAGTCTGCATGTCTGTTTAGTCTAGCATCTTGTCTCAGGAGTGGACACTCGTTTATGCATAgacaaaagaatgaaaacagtaGCTGTTGTTAGGAGGGTGCTGCTCTTTGGTGGAAAAACTACTTTTGTATTTAatcaattaaattttctttttgcagagaATCAGGATGACTAAAAAAAGGAAACGTCAGGAGGATTTCCAGAAAGTGAAATTCaaagttgggaaaaaaaagcctaagCTAGAGAATGCAACTGATACTACCTTCAAAACAAAGGCCATACAAATTCCTGAGCAGCTTAAAGAAGATGGAGTGCTTCCTAcacaaaatagaaaacttaacaTAAAGGTATGCTGTGATATTGCATtctgaaatgacagaaaattgCTTGCCTTTTGTCTAGGTTGACTATGTTTACTgcaatttgggaaaaaaaacatttataaaaaaagtaaataaatgcaGCGGGCTATCTGAATGCACCCTCGTTTTTAAACAATCTTGTATTTCTCTGGGGGTTGgatttgttttactttctttgTGTCCTCTTCTGTCTCTTACAGCTCTGTGCTTAAATGGAGGAGAGCTATTCAGGCTGAGGTTTTGTAGTTCTGCTTTTGAGAACAAGAGTGAGAGGACTTTCCTTTGGTCATCACTCTGTTGAGTCAGTGGGGTTGTGCATAAACTTAAGAATGAGACCTAAGGACAAGTCATTATATCTTGTTTTTCCTATCACTGAATTCTGATTAACAATTTGTTAATTGTTGTGCTATAAAATGCATACCATGTTTGTTCTAAACCCATTTTGCTATTATGAACAGCAGTACATCATAcgaatattctgtatttttaagtatttagGAAAAATGTGCAGAAAATACATGGGGGAAATTTGAAAGTTAAGATAATAATGATGGCAAGTGTATATATTTGTTTCCTCATAGGATCTGCTCTCACAGATGCATCACTATAGCCCTGGGGTTAAGCATAATGCACTTCTCGGACTCAAAGAACTCCTGTCTCAGTATCCCTTTGTAATTGATGCACACCTTTCCAGTATAATAAGTGAGGTGGCAGCTGTGTTTACAGACAAAGATTCCAGTGtcagaggagcagctgttcACCTGCTGCAGTTCTTGGCTTCAAAAATAAGAGCGGAACAGATTgctccattttttcctttggtaaGTGCCCATCTCTCTAGTGCCATGACTCATATCAGTGAGGGAATTCAGGAAGATTCTTTGAAAGTCTTGGACGTTTTATTGGAAGCATACCCAGCTCTTCTTACAGACCGCAGCATTATATTGTTGAAGAATTTTGTAGAGCTTATTTCTCACCAGCAACTCTCAAAAAGACTGAAAAGCAGGGACAAACTTTCGTGGATGCTCTCTGTTAACCCAAATCGCAGAGTAACTTCTCAGCAGTGGAGGTTGAATGTACTTACCAGGCTCAAGAAGTTTCTCCAAGCAGTGGTAGATGGATCCAGTGATACAGAGGATGAAGGGCTTCAAGAGCAGGACAGCTCTCATTCTGTGAGGAACCCAGTATGTATTAGTTGGAAGCTCCATGCAAATAATCAGCAACCCATACAACTGTTTGAAAATGGTGGCTTACGACCAAAGATCAACTCGTCATTTAGACTGAGGTGAGAAAATGTTAACTAGTTTGGGAATTTAAGCCAATTAAATTGTGTGATcacaatttgatttttttttgtgggattgTCCCTTAGCCATATTTTAGGACACTTAGTGTAATGTGTAATGTACTGCAGAGGCTTGAAAATACAGGAATACTCAGCAGATAACTGTATTGTGTATATCAAGAACCTTTCCATTATAAAGACTTTATTTTATGCTATTAATCATAATTTTGGATTACCAGCTCTGTTGGAATACTTTTGGAATGCAAACTGACAACTTCTTGCAGGATGTCTAACAGACCTAGGGACAAGTAGGCAAATTTCTTTGTGTGAAATGTAAGCTTGTTTGTGATAAtgaatttcactgaaattttgtGCTTTTACCTTCAGGAGTCTATCATAAGCTTAGGAGTGTGTTATCTTTGACTGTAGCTCCTTTTAAAAAGGACAGCAGGATAGGATGTGTCTGGTGGTATGAAGTTCTGCTGAGTTTCCAATTCTAGATATTTTAATCACTTCACCAGTTTATATATTCACTGTGGATGAAAGATGTCTCGGCTGAGACATGCTGATGAATATGAAAGGAAGCATAGTTTGCTTAGTCACAGAAAGGTTTGTGTGGGTTTCAGTAGTACTGTAAACAGATGTGTGCTGAAGTTAAGGGAGAAATAAACAGCTGTTTGGATTCCTCTCTGATTCACCCACTAGAGGTGAACCTCCCACCTCACTTTTTGGTGCTTTTTGAACATTGGCATCCTCATATGCATTACTATGGATGTTACATATCTGCTGGCAGGAGACCTGGAATGGTGATGTAAAAAATGGAAGCAGTTTAGCTGTTACATAGCTCTGTTCCCTATGGATACCAAGGTGGTTTGAAGAAAAACCACAATCCTTGTTTTACTGCTGGAGTAGACAAAATAAGAGGTATAAAGCAGTTATACCAAATTCATCTAGGAAGTCAGTGGCAAAAAGGGGGATTAAACCCACAGCCTACTCCATTACTATGTCCATCTTATATCTTTGAAGGAATGAAGGACAGAAGAAGAGGTGTTCTCTCTGAATACACAGGTTGACCTGAATTGGCAGGTGTTTTCCATCTGTCAGGGAGAGACATCCATTCCCGCTCTCCTAGGCTTCCTCTTTGGAGGTAGATATTAATTATGGTAGGTATAGGAAACATATTAAGCTAAGTAAGAAGATCAGCTTATTCTCCTAAAAGTGGATGTCAGCATAAGTGTTCAGTCATGGCCAGCAGTATCTGCTGCAGGTGAGGTTTTAGATGGCAGCTAAAATCACAACTAAACATCACCAACTAGGCTGATGATGCCCCCTTGAGGCAGGGGAAGGgttcagtgctgagcacagagcagtccTATTGAGTTCCTCTTTGCAGTCAGAAGCACACAGTTGTGGACCACTGTGTGTCAGAGGATGCTTGTATTGTGCCCTGGGTGATATGCGGTGTGTGATGTACCAGGCCGTGTAATAGCTGAAGATGCATTGTATCCAAGGTCTAGGGAAATAAACTTTACATCTGGTGTCACCTGAATTGGATTCCGCTTTTCTGAGGAGCTAGATTTTGGTGGAACATCGTGATGTGCTTCTGGTTATAAATACTCACAAAAAGATGTTTGCAAGCATGAGGAGGAGCCAGAAGAATAGAAGGAAACGTGGCTAGAATCCAAGGCGAGATTGGCAAAGCAAGCTGATGGCAGCAGAACAGAAGAATAGAGAGGGAAGGATCATCTGCTGAAGGTACTAAAATGTTCtcattttattgcatttgtGCATATTTTTGATGTATTTGTTTTTCACAAGGGTATACAGCTTGTTTTAGTGACTATGTGTGAAGTTCCAATAGTGAAGAGTTGTGGTGATTTTTTGTATTGGCCgctgaaataatttctaataatCTCAAGGTGTTTAATTCTGTCACTTCCAATCCCAGTTGTTGCCTTTTATGGCCATTCCCAGGCCTCTGCTATGGCCACTACTGCAAGGACAGAAATTAGTTGTAATAAGAGGTGCAAtactctgtgtgtttgtgtgtgtttaaagTCAAATAGTCAAGTCTATGACTAGCTAAGGATAATGAGTTGACCAAACCATAAGTAATTATTTGCAGAGTGTGTGTGCGTATTGGTGGTCTTTTCACTAATACTCCAAGAAAgtttcagctttgtttttccAAACTGCATAATAGCATACTAAATTTTTAAAGTTCCTGTATCTATTTAATCTTGCAAGCTCATTGGACAGGGCTGACATATCAATAATAACGTAGTGATAATGGAATGAGATTTTCTGAATCAGTTTGCAGTATTACTGTGTAATAAAAAGGATAGATTCTGAGCTTGGAATGCTGGATGATTCAATGATGCAAATCTTAAGACTTTGTTATCTTGTGTTGTGTGGTAGATCTTCCTACTgtgtataaattaaaaattgcagTGTATTAGAAAATTGTTAGAATGTATTCTCTGCATTATGTGCTGACTGTGCTGCTTTTTGCATCAAACTCATTTCAGGTGTGGAAAACAGAAAGGCTTCACAACTCAAATGTGGTGGTACCAAGGcgtgtgatttttatttttattttgactgGAAGAGAAACAGTTGAGCTTCAGGTTCTGCTGAGAGTTCAATATGaagctgcagagaaaagcaaaaatgacTTGAGAAACTGAAATGGAAGATGAAGCATAGCCAATAAATATGTACATGTGCATCAAAGAGAAATGGAGAATGCAGTTCACTTGGTGTGCTGTGTGTTTGCTGTATTTGGCAGTgcacacagaaaaggagaacAAGTAACCTGGCTTAAACTGCAAGCCATAAAAACTTAACTTCCAAAGACTTTTCCTGCTTTAAAGACCAGCAagttatttccttattttctatttcttttatacTTTCTTTGACTTCCCTTTGCTGAATTTCTGTTGTCTTCTTATTGTCAAATGGCAGATATTTAcacaatttttgtttgtttggtcctgctgtataaaaatactggcattttaaagacaaatgGCAACTTAGGGGGTACACAAATACCTTGTAGCTCCTTTCAATAGTATTTCATTCTGATATAAAGGTAATATGCTTTGCAGTGTTTCTAAAAGTCACCCTACCACTCAAGGGTAGTGATAGCAGATGTGTGACAGCACAATTGCCATCAAACCTGCCCAGGTCAAGTGAACCTGTATTGTTAAGGATACTGTACTAATCAAATAAATGCTGGACAGATTGCTATTATACTTTGTCATCATCTCTTACTGGCAcctaaaatgtattttacacTTTTATTGTTAACTCTGAATGTGTGGAGGAGTCTTACCTTGAGAGATAAAGGCTTCTTCTGCAGGGGTGCATGAAAGCTATGCTAAGTATTCTTACCCAGTGCTTTCAGCAGCTGGGAGGAGTACCCCTTTTGGCActaattcttcctttttccattcCTTGTTTCAGAAAAGTACTGAAATAGTTGTGTGTTACACTTCTGTAAAAATCTTCCAGTGTGGATTACCAGCTCCTCAGGTTTCATGCACTATTCACTTTTTAATTGGGAGATTTTTGTGTTCCTTAAATAAGTTGCTGGAATTCCAGAGTTCTGCTGTAATATCAAGTagtttttagaaaagaaattactAAAGACTACTACTTCAGAACTATTCCAGCTAATTACTGAAATTTCAGACTCTCATCTGAGAGCATAATCCTGTCACAGCATAGCATTTACAGGACAACCTCACTTCTTCAATCAGATTATAGTCTTGGTATCAAAAGGCTTTAGAATTCATTGTGATTGTAACTGAAAGATGGGATTTGTCTGCTGTATTTGAGATGACTGAGAGTTAAAAAGTCTGAGATAGAACCACTCACCTTAAACTCTTTGTAGTCTGAAAGAAGCCAGTGTCTACTTTAGTGCCTGCACTACAGAAGAGAAATaaggcaaaaaaccaaacaaataaaccacaTTATATTTATTGGATATGTTGGTTGCTGCAGTTAAAGCTAAGCTTTATAAATTTTAACATGTTTGATAATTGTAGTAAGTAAAagtaaagcaatttttttttcttatgatcAGTTATGTTACCGCTTATCCCTTTTATTTTGTGGTGGAGATCTAGTTTCTCTCCCCCATCTTGCCTTCATTGAAAAATGGCTTGTATTTGTCTCACACTttgttttaattgcttttcCCTGTTCCTTATCCACGTCATTAATAcctgggttttggtttggtaaTTTTCTTGATACAGTGATATCAACTAGAGGGAAATGgcagaataaaataattatgattTGTATTATAGATGATGGCAACAACTAGAAGGATAGAATTAATAGAAGATATAACTAATTTGATAATTTAGAAGTGACTAGGAAAACTGCTTTACATCTTCAATACGAAATTAAAATACTTGTCAACAAAACTTCTGCAGGTCTGTTGAAAGTTTTCCAGTTCCTATTTTGAGTGTATATGTAAAGAAAGATGACTTGGAGATGATCACTGAAATAAAAGGTAGTTTAGCAGGAGGTTCAGTGTGCTAATCTTATGTATGTTAGGAGATTAGAATTACGATAGGAATTCCCTGCTAGGAATAGCGTTCCTATTAGGGCGAGGTTGCCGATGGTGAGGCATGCAGTGGTTGTGGGGAGTATTTTTTGGAGTCCTCCTATTTTTTGGATGTCCTGTTCACCATTTAAGCTGTGAATGATGGAGCCTGAGCACAGGAAGAGCATGGCTTTGAAGAATGCGTGAGTTGAGATGTGAAGGAAAGCTAGTTCGGGTAGGTTTAGTCCGATTGTAACTATTATTAGTCCTAGCTGGCTTGAAGTAGAGAAggcaatgatttttttaatgtcgTTTTGGGTAAGGGCACACGTGGCTGCAAATAGTGTGGATAGAGCTCCTAGGCAGAGGCACAGAGTTAGGGCAGTTTGGCTATTATTGAATAGGGGGTGAGTTCggatgaggaggaagatgaaTTAGGAAACAAAATCACAATGGAAAACAATTTACAAATGATCGATTGAAACTGTTGTTGCCTTTTTTAAGGAGTCTGTACTCGTTAAAATTAACAGGATTTATCCAGGGTTTTAGTTCatttaaagaattttcttttcaaattgtATACAAATTGCTTCAATTTGTAGTAGTGTGTAGTAGCAGTGTTAGGTCATAACTGCTGATTATCCTTTCAGAGACACAAGGTGTTTTTTGAATAGGGGGAGAAAAAGAGTTGCTTTTCTTGATTTCTGGGagatattatattaatttaaactgtatcttagtttttaaatttttttaacttcattatcagataattttctgtttagttGCTTTTCAGAGCATAGTAGCTAAACATCAGGTGGGAACCAAAGGTATATTTTTACAGGAACACTTTTTTCCACATTTGATAtgaaaaacattgtgtttattaTAGTTGGAGATGGTTATTAACTGTAATAAACCTTATGCATTTGACAACACCTTGTAGTCAGCttcattattttgctttaatgagcttaaaaggggttttttattattttgttgtgCTGAATATAATTAATTCCTTACCGTTGGTTGAAGGTGATAGGATAATGCGTATTGTATTTCTCCATTTCATAGACTTTACGTGTAACAATGGggaaagaaatactgaaatctAAGAAGTTGTTAAAGAAGCACACAAACTTGCAGGGAGACTTGGGAGCAGGTTTGTTGTAGATGGTTTGAACCccctttttttccatgctgaaaTATCTAGCAAGAAAGCCAGCAAATATTTAATGTGTTAAAAAAAGTAACTTTTCCCATTATTTAGAAATCAGGAAAGTGGTATTACTGTAATCTTGTCTTGAAAGGTGTGATCTTTATCTTTTTGTgctcttttgcttttgttgtctAGGTCTCTGACAAGTGTAATGGACAGTGCAGAAAAAGGCCTGTCCTCGGCTGAAAACTTAAAAGGCTTTATTGAGATAATAATTCCATTATTGATTGAGTGCTGGATTGAAGCATCTCCTGCACAATCAGCTCCCATTCTTGGAAACCTTTTGGAATCAGAATCTCAGCAGCTCATGCAGCAAGTTCTTAGCATAATACATTTATTGTGGAAACTCACGAAGCGACACGATGAAACATACAAAATGGTAAGGGAGAAATGATCCATGGCATAATGATGaaagttcattttcttttgagtAGAAGCTAGTGGTTTGGTGATTTGAAGTACTGAAGACACTTCATTAAGAGAGAAAAAGCCTAGGTGTTGAGTAGATTTTTAATCTGGGTTTTATTGCCTTCTACTGTAGAAAAGAATCTGTTGAACTGAGCCAGGAGTTCAGTAAATAGTCTCCAGGAATCCTCCCTGACTGCAGTACAAAGGTTTTgaaactggagaagaggagCATTTTGTCTCCCAGATAACCTCTAGAATATAAATTGGAACAAAGTGTAGAATGGGgttgtttgtttcttgtttttgtgTGTTGAAAAATTTCTTGGGGGTGGGAGTGAACAAACCCTAAATATTTGGAAAGGTAGAAGATAATGGTGGTCTGAGATCCTGTAATTGCTTGGTGCAATCTGTTGCTGTGTCATGATTGGTAGAATCATAAGACATTGGATCAAAAAGGTTTTTAGGAAGTATCCTCTGAGTATCCTTTTATTCTCTCTGTATTTTACTTAGATAACtgaattgcttttttttggtaacttttgctgcttttacaAAAAATTTGCAAACTGGAAAATTTGGCTATTGAGTAGGTGGAGGAAATGTCTTGACAGCTCCTGGTTTAATCTGTGTATAGGACTGTAGGTCCCTTtgctaaagggaaaaaaagctacACATAGGGTAATTACTGGAAAACATTTGTGGAATTGTTACATTAGATCAAAGTTACCAAACATACCCAGCTTTGAGAGATGGATTCAGTGTGTCTGAGCAAAGTGCActgttcctcttttttcttcttcatcttttctAGAGGCCCTCTTGGAAGTGGGCAAAAAGCAGGCACTTGACCTGGTAAATTCCTGTGGCAGCCTCCTGTCCCTAGCCTTTTTCTGAAGGATCCTGGAGAACTGCTGCCCTTAGCCATAGGGTGCCTGTATTTTGGTCATGTGAATGGCACACTTCTCTGTCAAGATATAAAGTGGTTTGGGTACACAGAGTTGGATTATGACCTTAAGTTGtttgtggggaggaaaaaatctGAGGTTCATAcaatttggttttttgtggagCAAATTTCATTTTAGATTAATGGTTTGTTTTGTCTTTATAGTTACCATTATATACAAAATGCATTCAAATGGCtcagtttgaaaataaaagctttgctTATTTAATAGCCCTTGGGCTTACAGGCCAAAGTGGCTATTACAGTCACTGTGGATAACCACTCTGTATATGCTTGGTGGAAAGCTATTGATCTTTGAAATAGTTTAATGGCTGTTCTCTGCTCTTAATAGTCAAATTTCGAAAAGATTATTCTGCCTGATCAATTTGATAGCAATGCAGGCTTTTTTAGTGATGAGTTCTGCTGGACACTTTGTGGAATGGTGACTGTCTGCTAACCTGCAAAGAGGTATCGGAATATGTTTTAAGTCCACTCTGATTTTAAGAACCCTGATAAATTGGTATAGGAGTACTTCATTCAGATCTATAACTCAGATTAGTATTGCATATATTCACGTAAATATGtgctaaaaaaataaagtggttCAGTTAGCAACATGTTGTTGCTCAACCTTAACTTACAGCATCTTGTTATACTCCCTTGTTTTGTGGACCTTCATGCACAGCACTTGAAAGTAAAGATGTATAAACAACTTGGAATCAGAAGCTAAAGTTCCTAGTTTCATTGATTCCAATAATGAATTTTGGGACATGATTGTCTGGATTTATTTAATTTGCTACTATGTTTTCTGTCTGTCATCTGCTTTCCTTAACAGGAACTGTGGCTCCGAATGAATTACCTTGTAGATTTCAAGCATCACTTCATGCGTCATTTTCCTTATTCTTTACAAGATACagtaaaacacaaaaagaaagatCCATGCAAAAGGTAAGAGTAAAATCAATGTCATGTACCAGCTTTAATTTCATAAGAGAAGTGGGACAATGTGACTCACGTGCTTTATCAAATATTTAGTTTTTAATGgtggaaaataaaacttttattgTGTATTTCTTGAAGATCTGTGGAGATGCAGTTATAGGAAGGGTGCACTGCTTCAAATTGAGACATTTTAGTTGTTCTTTGTAAAAGTATTGTATAGGAAGTTGTCTGAATAGCATCCAGTAGAAAATTAAGTGCTGCCTTagggaaataaaagcattttattcaACTCTTGATCTGGAATTTGCATATTGCTAAATGGTGATTGTTTTAGGCTGACTGGTTTCATATTTCTGCATGTTTTCTTCAGCTGACTGCTGAATTACATTAAACATAGTTCAAACATTCTTTTCACCTCCATATAGTCTTCTCTAGTTGTATTATGGGGCTGAGTAAGGACAACTTGGAGGGGAGATGGGCACACTGTGGCTGTCCTGTAGGGCAAAGCAGTACTGGAGCAGAAGCCAAACACACATTTCTTCACTTTTGATGTGTCAGAACAGATGCACCGATTCTGTTTTGCTACAGGCCAGTAGCAACTGGATCCAGAATCATTTTTAGAAAGGAGCATTCTTGTTTGTCTCTGTGGGCAGAAGTTGCTCTGTTCAGTGTGGAACACAATATTTTAGTAGTAAGTCTCCATTCGCAGCTCCCAGATGTGAGACTAAATTCATGCTAAAGTTGTTCTGAAATCATTCTGCACCTTTGCACTCTATGTAGAACACTGGTGTATTTACAAGGGGTATCAGCTGGTgtccatttttatttcaaaaataattttttgaaatctttctgttgtctccccctcctccccttaGCAACAGGAACTGTATGAAATCCTCAAACAACATCGACCATCTTTTACTGAATTTAACCTTGTGTGACATAATGGTTTCATTAGCAAGCGCTTCAACGCTTCAGACGGACTCTGGCTGGCTGGACATGATAAGGAAATTTGTGACAGACACTCTTCAGGATGGCAGCAAGCTGAATAGCAAGCAAGTGAACAGATTGCTTGGGGTGACTTGGAGACTAATGCAAATACAGCAAAACAAGGGTAAGATGAGTAGTTTCTGGAAAGCAAAATTATGCACTGACAAAGCTTTGAGTTGTTTTAGCATTTTAATGCTGCACTTTACATTCTCAGTTGTTAcaccaaaatgcattttgtcaTAGAAGTAAAATGAATTTTATGGTAATACCCTTGCATGTAGCATTGGAGActttatttttggaattttggAATGCTTTTAGATTCATTCTGTTGATATCCAAGGTACAAATATATTTGTatctgttttctggtttttcttcttAAGATACTCTTATAAATGGAAGATTAGCTTTATATTGAAAAAGTAACTACTAGGCTGTAGAGCGGCATGATATTTTAATATGCCAGTCCTTATTTAAAGTCATTAACATAGCTGATAGACTTTCTCAAGTACTGTCAGATGACTGTTTTAGTTCTGTGGTGATGTGAAATGTCAAGATACTTTTGATGGAAGCTGCTGTTGAGTATTTTCCAAGGTGTttgattttaattcttttccaagagaaaacatttccagTTATGTCTTGCAGGACCAGTCTAatatttttgcttcctttttttctttcatttcaagtGCTACTTGGTTGTATTCCAAATGAGACCTTGGATATATAGAACTTCAAGAAAGGACTTTATCAGTAACCAGAAAAGTGACAGCAGTCTTTTATGTTTTACCAGTGTGATAGGAATGAATTCCACATCCAAGTAGTTTAAAGAAAAGCCCTTAGCAACAGATACAATTGTTAGAattgtaaaatgaaaatatgtcaAATATCCCTTAAATACATTTTGGCAGTTAGTTATATTTCCTACCAAATCTATTTTAATTGGGAATCTGTCTATTCCCATGTACCCTGATGACAAAGGTAATAACTACTCATTCCTATCTGCACTTCAAATTTAGTTTTATgttaaaggaaaataacaatCCAAAGTTAGAGCCTGTTGCACCACCTGAGCTAAAGTAGAGGAGTTGCTACTCAGGAAAGTAACTTCCAAGAAGTTGTTAGACTGTTAGATATTTCAGGCCTTTCTTTGTAatgaaatactgattttttttttttttaaactttgccaAACTTCCACCAAACAGTggataatttaataattttctgctgATCCTGTAGTAGTTTAGCGTGAAATTAGTTACCTCACAAAGCTGTGTCTGTTCATGTGGATGGTTTATCTCACTCCTTCAAGATAATCCTTGTGCAGTACTAAAAACCTGACTAGGTGTCAGATAGTAATTAATCTACCAATCTACCAGCTGTAGAGGAGATACAGCCTTGACATACTGGAGCAACAGGAAGATGGTTCAACAAGGAGAAGTGCAAAGCCCTGCACCTGGAGAGGAACAATCCCATGCACCTGTACATGCTGGGGGACAGCCAGGTGGAAGCAGCTTGGCAGTAAAGGACCAGGGGTCCATGTGGAGCCAGCAATGGGCCCTTGTGACAAAGAAGCCCAGTGGggtcctgggctgcattaggAGTGTTGACAGGAGGTTGAGGGAGGtaatcctgcccctctactctgcACTGGTGTGGCCACTCCTGGAGCAATGTGTCCAGTTTGGGGCTCCCCAGTAAAACAGTGGCATGGACATACAGGTGAGAGTCCAGCAAAGGCTGTGAAGGTGGTGAAGACACTGGAGCACCTcacctgtgaggaaaggctgagtcAGCTGGAGATGAGAAGATTTGGGGAGCATCTCATCAGTGTATGCAAATAGTTGAAGGAGGGGAGCAAAGAAGAgggagccaggctcttttcagtggtgtccagtgacaggacaagcaGCAGGCACAAACTAAAGCACAGGAGATGCTCTCTGAGCATGGGGAGGACCCTTTTCACTGTAAAGATGACCAAGGCACAGGTTGCCCATAGTGATAGTGGAATCTCCATTCTTGGATATACTCAGAAGCCGTCTGGACATAGTTGTGAGCAGCCAGATCTAGCTGACCCTGTGTCAAATTAGCTCAGTCATACATTCCCACTCTTATCCTTATGTGATTCTGTGGAAGAAAAACATTCTGTCCTTGATTGGTTTTTTGATAATGCTCTAGAAATTTTGAACTGTGTTGTGTCAGATAGGACTGCAAAAGTTGgtacatagaaaaaaaattaactcttgATATGTTGCAAACAATTTGACATGGAGATTAAAGCCTGGAAAGGGTACGTGTTATTTAGAAGACAATACAAAGTGAAAAATGAGCcattacagtaaaaaaaaaaaaagttaagagCACAATGGAAATCAAAAGAGGGGAAGTTTacatagaaaaatcaaaagagCTAAtgaaaaagagattaaataaaACCATAGGGAACGTCCTGTGCATTATCCTGCACAAGTatggttccatttttctggaTTGCCTGTTTTGAGTAGAGGTTTATGCTAGGGTGAAATGCAAATAtcccctttttttctgtgaatgtgTAGAAGAGCTTGTAGCTGTGTTGTCTGAAGATTTATCTCCATCGCTTAAGATCAAACTTGGGACCTCTCTGTAGTTAGGAGGTCTGCTCCTTTTTTGCATTTCTCAGGTATGACTTCAACAGCAGCTTGCCTGCTAGTTGTGTTTTTGATAAATTTTCCTCATGCAACGAAAGGGAGCACACTCAGTCACTTCAGAAGGAAACTTGACATGTGCCAGTTAaaacagaagtattttaaaacctCATGAGttcttcagctgtgttttggaCATCTG harbors:
- the TEX10 gene encoding testis-expressed protein 10 isoform X2; protein product: MTKKRKRQEDFQKVKFKVGKKKPKLENATDTTFKTKAIQIPEQLKEDGVLPTQNRKLNIKDLLSQMHHYSPGVKHNALLGLKELLSQYPFVIDAHLSSIISEVAAVFTDKDSSVRGAAVHLLQFLASKIRAEQIAPFFPLVSAHLSSAMTHISEGIQEDSLKVLDVLLEAYPALLTDRSIILLKNFVELISHQQLSKRLKSRDKLSWMLSVNPNRRVTSQQWRLNVLTRLKKFLQAVVDGSSDTEDEGLQEQDSSHSVRNPVCISWKLHANNQQPIQLFENGGLRPKINSSFRLRSLTSVMDSAEKGLSSAENLKGFIEIIIPLLIECWIEASPAQSAPILGNLLESESQQLMQQVLSIIHLLWKLTKRHDETYKMELWLRMNYLVDFKHHFMRHFPYSLQDTVKHKKKDPCKSNRNCMKSSNNIDHLLLNLTLCDIMVSLASASTLQTDSGWLDMIRKFVTDTLQDGSKLNSKQVNRLLGVTWRLMQIQQNKATEPLIKAVYTLYQQRNLLFPVRTLLLKFFSRVYQKEDLRTQRIRSRSKVLSRWLAGLPQQLALLGLRNPELSNQLIDIIHSAASRSNKELLQSLQATAARIYDPLEGTLVLLPAEAQRRLVQLVYFLPCLPASLLACLSRCCIMGRMSSDLAATLIGILHMRSSFAGWKCQVQDNSVNDVDYFSFLFSTLIGFSREELTSLQGIRGKPHISQTQLSPIRLYLTDLDQFLHHWAVTEVICHSLSTIPSQSQCFDILQTGICKYLVGLVVIPDSTAGSVLCAINKLLDQACIISENLHRFLASCCYSLLYFLLTIDREEAEHLQKRDMLWRSCISALALLPRLLRLMLQSLQVSRICREELPVVAQLLRLLMQHGQLRSHMITNEFLVQQIIKDIMTLKSGEVQEQWLTDLHYCFNIYLASHPQTPGPINTVY
- the TEX10 gene encoding testis-expressed protein 10 isoform X1; translated protein: MTKKRKRQEDFQKVKFKVGKKKPKLENATDTTFKTKAIQIPEQLKEDGVLPTQNRKLNIKDLLSQMHHYSPGVKHNALLGLKELLSQYPFVIDAHLSSIISEVAAVFTDKDSSVRGAAVHLLQFLASKIRAEQIAPFFPLVSAHLSSAMTHISEGIQEDSLKVLDVLLEAYPALLTDRSIILLKNFVELISHQQLSKRLKSRDKLSWMLSVNPNRRVTSQQWRLNVLTRLKKFLQAVVDGSSDTEDEGLQEQDSSHSVRNPVCISWKLHANNQQPIQLFENGGLRPKINSSFRLRSLTSVMDSAEKGLSSAENLKGFIEIIIPLLIECWIEASPAQSAPILGNLLESESQQLMQQVLSIIHLLWKLTKRHDETYKMELWLRMNYLVDFKHHFMRHFPYSLQDTVKHKKKDPCKSNRNCMKSSNNIDHLLLNLTLCDIMVSLASASTLQTDSGWLDMIRKFVTDTLQDGSKLNSKQVNRLLGVTWRLMQIQQNKVATEPLIKAVYTLYQQRNLLFPVRTLLLKFFSRVYQKEDLRTQRIRSRSKVLSRWLAGLPQQLALLGLRNPELSNQLIDIIHSAASRSNKELLQSLQATAARIYDPLEGTLVLLPAEAQRRLVQLVYFLPCLPASLLACLSRCCIMGRMSSDLAATLIGILHMRSSFAGWKCQVQDNSVNDVDYFSFLFSTLIGFSREELTSLQGIRGKPHISQTQLSPIRLYLTDLDQFLHHWAVTEVICHSLSTIPSQSQCFDILQTGICKYLVGLVVIPDSTAGSVLCAINKLLDQACIISENLHRFLASCCYSLLYFLLTIDREEAEHLQKRDMLWRSCISALALLPRLLRLMLQSLQVSRICREELPVVAQLLRLLMQHGQLRSHMITNEFLVQQIIKDIMTLKSGEVQEQWLTDLHYCFNIYLASHPQTPGPINTVY